From Bacteroidales bacterium, one genomic window encodes:
- a CDS encoding DUF4810 domain-containing protein, whose translation MKKIIIVAICSIALFSCGTSAKSLYTWSGYNDAVYAYSKKHDDASLKELMSVCENLINNPLGARGVPAPGLCSDYGYLLIQSGQVDKGKYYLKKEMELYPESKPFIDGFLKRFE comes from the coding sequence ATGAAGAAAATCATTATAGTTGCAATATGTTCTATTGCTCTATTTTCATGTGGTACTTCAGCAAAATCTCTTTATACATGGAGCGGTTATAATGATGCCGTGTATGCCTATTCAAAAAAACATGATGACGCAAGCCTTAAAGAATTGATGTCGGTATGCGAAAATCTGATTAACAATCCGCTTGGGGCCAGAGGTGTTCCCGCGCCGGGGCTGTGTTCTGACTACGGATACTTGCTAATCCAAAGCGGTCAAGTTGACAAGGGCAAGTATTATCTTAAAAAAGAGATGGAATTATATCCGGAATCTAAACCATTTATTGATGGGTTTTTAAAGCGATTCGAATGA
- a CDS encoding DUF799 domain-containing protein, translating into MMKKILYILFASGILFAGCTQLPSKAVTYKGIYDERPLSILIMPPINKTNEVEAKELFYSSITMPLSEKGYYVMSPLLSLEFLKEQSAYDSEEFVNSSMKKIGEVFGVDAVLFTTIKKWQKSTVGMSISVTINYVIKSAKTDEIIFERTGNITYSPSNGSGLAGLVADIVSTALTKKIDIGRICNVYTLSDMPAGKYNSLFGRDGSLESGKKDFSVTVN; encoded by the coding sequence ATGATGAAAAAAATATTATACATCTTATTTGCAAGTGGAATCCTGTTTGCCGGGTGTACTCAATTGCCCTCTAAAGCTGTCACTTACAAAGGCATTTATGATGAGAGGCCGTTGTCAATTTTAATTATGCCTCCAATTAATAAGACAAATGAAGTGGAGGCAAAAGAATTATTCTACAGCTCCATTACAATGCCGTTATCTGAAAAGGGATATTATGTTATGTCGCCTCTTTTATCACTTGAATTTCTTAAAGAGCAAAGTGCTTATGATTCAGAAGAATTTGTGAATTCTTCTATGAAAAAGATTGGTGAAGTATTTGGTGTGGACGCGGTATTATTTACGACAATTAAAAAATGGCAAAAAAGTACTGTGGGCATGTCAATTTCCGTAACTATCAACTATGTTATTAAATCTGCCAAGACTGATGAAATCATTTTTGAACGGACGGGAAATATTACTTATTCGCCAAGCAACGGAAGCGGATTGGCTGGCCTTGTTGCAGATATTGTCTCTACTGCCTTAACCAAGAAAATTGATATTGGCAGAATTTGCAATGTATATACGTTATCCGATATGCCGGCCGGAAAGTATAATTCATTGTTTGGACGTGATGGCAGTTTAGAATCCGGCAAGAAAGATTTCTCCGTTACTGTAAATTAA